One Rhipicephalus microplus isolate Deutch F79 chromosome 4, USDA_Rmic, whole genome shotgun sequence genomic window carries:
- the LOC142814378 gene encoding uncharacterized protein LOC142814378 translates to MPLLLRILRIQLGIWQQQREVLQEVRQLKHEVRLLSVPQHAQPAQRPSDLPRLPAGTIGEVEAAEAAVQSKAVAVALRKHLLQIGGRGLREIGVNAMKAVLAHDVQVLYSLHGRKGKRAFVNLRLCRLVTDVICQKAGCDQAEALNFIKRWLPGSGDRCGGRKRRFREAFVVEQPDDPHSQSADYRLLAAAGFQPSHSSQGLDSTTVTVPPTQPDL, encoded by the exons atgc ctctattgctacggatcctgcggatccaacttggcatctggcagcaacaaagagaggttctgcaggaggtgcgacagctgaagcacgaggtacggctcttgtccgtgcctcagcacgcccagccagcacagcgcccctctgaccttccccggctgcctgctggtacaattggagaagtggaggcagcagaggcagctgtgcagagtaaagctgtggctgtggctttg cgcaagcacctcctgcagattgggggacgtgggctccgagaaattggtgtgaatgccatgaaggctgtattggcacatgacgtgcaagtgctgtacagccttcatggcagaaaaggaaaaagggcctttgtgaacctgaggctctgtagattagtgacag atgtcatctgccaaaaagcagggtgcgaccaggcggaggccctcaactttattaagaggtggctgccagggtctggtgatcgctgtgggggcaggaagcggcgcttcagagaagcatttgttgtggagcagcccgatgatccccactctcagagtgcagattatcggctgctcgcggcagctggcttccagcccagccacagcagccagggccttgacagcaccactgtcactgtgcccccaacgcaacctgacctgtaG